GGACCTTTCCGTTGTCAATCAATTGATCCTTTTAGTATTCAATATTCAAGCTCTAAAAGCAACAAAGTCAATAAGTCAAAAGCCAATTCACCCAATTGCCCATGAAGGCGAATCCAGCTTTAAAATGCCAAATTTTCAACTAAAAACTTGCTAGATCTCATACATGGTGCACCCGCAACTTTTATGGTACGATAGAAGAATCAAAACTTTGTTCACTACAGTCACTTAGAAATTAAGACCTTTTTGAGGGCCCCAGAAAATCTATGATCTTGAAAGAAATGCTATATAAACTTCTGAAAGTTCAATGTCTCCTTCCAAAATCTCATAATTTCTTTATTCTCTTCAAGTTTGGGAGAAATACAAGAAATCTCACCATTCAAACAAGGAATACCGAGTGTATACTCATTATCAACGGGAAGAAACAGCCTTGTGCTGAATTAAATATTACATACAGCCATCCTCTATGACTAGCAGTGTATCACTTCCATAATATTTACTGTGATAACCACTTCCCATCATTTTGAGTACCCGCTACCCACATATTGAGATCTCTGATAGATGACAATATTACATTTGGCTACCTTCAGTCCATTATTCGCAATGGCATACATTACCCCCAAAATGTttcaggaaaaaagaaaatgagataaGTATAGTTGATATTAAGTACCTCCATCTGCAAGTAGTCATCTTTCCACAACTTATAAAGAATCTTGATAGCATCTTTCTTCTCAACAAACGTGGTATCTGCAATCTATataacaaaacaacaaaaaaacttAATATATCCAATGAAATTAAATTTGGGATGGATTATTTTCCCTCTTCTGACATGTTAATTCTCATTCTAACTCCATGGTGCTCTAGCAATCTAGAGAATGCAGCACCAAGATCCAGAGAGTTGACTGactgaaataaaaaaattttgtggttaTATTGGAATGTAGACCACATCAAAGGATCATTTTTACCGATAGTCATCAACATCAATAAAACAACAACTTGTGCAAACATTCTTCAGACTGTTTTGGTACATCTGTTTCGGCACATCTAGAAAGACTAATTGTATGACCTCTATCTTGAATATCACAAGTTAATAGAAACAACAACGTTTTCATCGATACTCAGATATTAAGTTTAGAAAAAGAAGGGGGAGAAGGGACTCTATACATGAAACCAATTGAACTATGTCGTTATGCATTCAGGTAGCTATACAGCAACCAGATCCTAAAATATGGCAGGGCTGAATTTCAAACCCCCAACCATGCATTCATGAACTTTTATCTTTTAGAAACCTCTAAAGCTAAGATCATTTAACAGGTCATATTATGTCCACATAGATACCTTATCAGTCTCATGAAGGCGGCCAGACTTCGAAAGGAACCTGAACATCCTATAGGCTTCTCTTCCATATCGTTTCAATACAATAGATTCCACCTACAGCACACAAAACACAATTAAGTATAACTAGAGCACTTTAATACTATGAAGACCAAAAAAAGAACGGAGTAAATTACGGATAAAGCACCTCTTCATTCTGAGCCATGTCAATTATGCTCTTCAAATCTGTTAAGCAAAATATGAATTTAGCAGTACATAAAACTAAATCTGTATATCTTTCCGGGAGTATGACTTTCACTATACACATAAATCTCAATCTCCCCATggcattcataaaaaatcacATGGACTTTCATTGCCAATTCTACTTCTTGTCAAAACTAACAGACTAATAGAAATAGCGTACCAATGCTATATTCTTCAACTAGCATGGGCATTTCACAACCCAGTTCAACTAGTGAAGCTCTTATACGTTCCAAGTTCATGCCAAGACCCCCTTTCTTCTTTATCACCTCATCATAAATATCATTTATTGACACAGAAGCTGCAAATAAAGATTAAAAATAAGTCACCTGAGGAAGTGGGTAACACCATAGAATAATGAAATAATTGTAGAGAACAAGAAGTTCAGAAACCCCAAGTTTGACAACATGGAAAACACTCAAACGCCATAAAATTATGTCTCAGGCACATTGACGACAATACAAAAGCTCAAGCATCATAAATTTAAAGCTCTTAAACTCATCAAACTAAAAAAGATGTTTAAAGCAATGGACAAATATAGATAAGTCGTCACCTGTGCTTCCAATGTTCACTTTACTCTCTGAACTTCTAGTTAACTCCAGAATTGCACCAAGGATAATGCCACATTCATCATTAAGCCGAGATTTTGCATTGGCAATGCAAGCCTACACCAAATACAGAAAATATAATACATAAATTTGGACCGAGAAAAGGAACAACGCTTCAGAAATCTAGAATAGTAAATCTGGCACATCCTTCAAATCTTCAGCAGGGTTTCTAACCAATAGACtattcatataaaaaaaaaagatgtgtCTGAACCATTTCCAGCATCCTGATCATTTAAACACACAACAATAAGATCTGACCTAATGAGCAATTTAATGAGCTGATGTACGTGCAAAGGAAAAGTTCTCAACCTGATGCCTCAAACGTCGTATAAGTTCTTCAAAATTGACACGCCAAAGGACTTCTTTCTTTTCGTCTTGATCCAGCAGGCCGCCATCTGTCTCTAGAAAATCTTGCTTCCTCTAAGATTTAGAAAATAAAAGGTCAGCAAGTGGTGAAACAGGGTATGCAAGGGAAAACTACTATACTGACCTTCTCCCCAGTTTTCACAGAGGTAAACTTTTCCTCACTGCTTTTGTCAGAAAAATCACTCCAATTGAGTGTTTCAGCTAAAAATCTTAGTGACTCCATCGGAGCTGCTGCTGCCAAAGCACGTTGCTCAATGCTCTCAGATACATCACCAACCTGTATTTATTTAAGAGATTCATTAACCAGAGTAACAAGGAGAAATTGGAACTCCTGCAAACATATTAAACTTCATGATATACTGTTTCTTAATGCAAGCCCAGTTAGATATACAAATTCACATGTGAACTAATGAGATAGAATATCTCTGCAGCAGCTAAACTACCcgtccttttcttttttactttctGGGAAAGAGCTATTAACATTAGCAGAAAGCTCAGAGGTAGATAAGCAACTCTACTATCTTAAGAGTTCAAAATGAGGGACAAACaaatgaaaaagtaaaacaaACATCAAGACCTTCAACCTTGCTGTATTGGTTCAAATACAAAGTAAAAAGTATTATAAATGAAACACAAGGTTGAAAGGTGAACATGACTACCTTCGTGGACTTGGCACCTCGCTTCTTAGCAGGAGTTTCTTCGTCGGAGGGTGGAGCAAGAAATGGTTCAGGAGCAGGGCACCGCTCCACAAATCGGCCATTGACAAGTTTATTAAAGCTTTCTTTTACATGGTCcacatcaaaattttctggagaacaattaaaaaaataaagaataaaataacaaagaaatgaaaaccacataacaacaacaacacaaaaaaggaaaaaaacacataggaagtaataaaaaaatgataaattttagtACACATCCAGTCCAGGGttgctctttctttctttttttttttgaaggattgCTCATGTTGTAAGAGTTCAAAAATGtaattcatatattttttgaaggatatCAATAGCAGAACTTTTAATAGGGTAATTACGAGTTTAAAACGTTTTCTGGATGATTAGGTTCAGCTTCCCCTCTACATACTGCTTCAAACATACAAGTTATAAACTCAGTGATAGGGCATTGTGGTCGATGCAAAAGTTATATAATCTTCCCTTATGTCCTCCTAATTGATATTCGTCTCCAAATCCTACACCAACTACTTGCAGGCACAATTCCAACAACGAGTAAGCAATTGCACGAGAACCTTCTACTTAAGAAAGAAGAAGCGCAAATTTGTTGTTCCCTTAGCATGCAACAAAGAAATGAACAACATAAAGCCAATAAGGTCAATGTAAACAATATACTCAAGGGAAATGATAAAAGTTTGCAGAAAGACAGTTTCATTACCTTCTTTACTCACAGTCTGCTTCTCTCTGTCAACAATTTGATTGAAAGATAGTCTACCATGTTGAAGTAAAGCTTCAAAAACCTTTTCACACTGTCAAAGCCCAAAAAACAACTCATCAAATACGCCCAAATTCACTCCGAGGACAAATAAATctaaacacaaaaataaatgaaatagctAAACATAAAATTGGTACTAACTTCTCCACCAAGCTCATCTTTTACAATTGCAATGAACTTTGGAAACCTCATGTGGTGGATTATGTTGTCAAATAAAGCCATGTAGTGGGTTACAACCTTTGGAGCCTCTCCGAAAGCACCTAAATTCATTTCATTAAAAACAGAAGATTGAAATTCTCGAAATTCGAGTTTTAAAACTATTAACTTCACAGGAAATTAAAAAGAAGCAACCTAGGATTTATATAAGAGTTCAACCTTCTTGTTGGATTGAGAAGGCTTGAACGCAGTTTTGATGGATTAAGGCTAGTAAACAATGCCTCACAATCTCTCGACTGAGTTCGGTGAACCGTATAATTTGCGCTAAGGTTAGGGTTCCCCTCCGGAGA
This portion of the Coffea arabica cultivar ET-39 chromosome 2e, Coffea Arabica ET-39 HiFi, whole genome shotgun sequence genome encodes:
- the LOC113730061 gene encoding uncharacterized protein isoform X2; the encoded protein is MALFDNIIHHMRFPKFIAIVKDELGGECEKVFEALLQHGRLSFNQIVDREKQTVSKEENFDVDHVKESFNKLVNGRFVERCPAPEPFLAPPSDEETPAKKRGAKSTKVGDVSESIEQRALAAAAPMESLRFLAETLNWSDFSDKSSEEKFTSVKTGEKRKQDFLETDGGLLDQDEKKEVLWRVNFEELIRRLRHQACIANAKSRLNDECGIILGAILELTRSSESKVNIGSTASVSINDIYDEVIKKKGGLGMNLERIRASLVELGCEMPMLVEEYSIDLKSIIDMAQNEEVESIVLKRYGREAYRMFRFLSKSGRLHETDKIADTTFVEKKDAIKILYKLWKDDYLQMEKVTVNGARQTHFLLWKVNRQSLCQHVLDEMYHAALNLRLRIAHELDQEKEILQMPKDKVGEVEELRKRYMRLKKVSIIYESSLMNLDDALMLFHDF
- the LOC113730061 gene encoding uncharacterized protein isoform X1, yielding MVSQHGIKLAVYLVSSFYGDHNSKVCECLLRRGTLTLAQIIRFTELSREIVRHCLLALIHQNCVQAFSIQQEGAFGEAPKVVTHYMALFDNIIHHMRFPKFIAIVKDELGGECEKVFEALLQHGRLSFNQIVDREKQTVSKEENFDVDHVKESFNKLVNGRFVERCPAPEPFLAPPSDEETPAKKRGAKSTKVGDVSESIEQRALAAAAPMESLRFLAETLNWSDFSDKSSEEKFTSVKTGEKRKQDFLETDGGLLDQDEKKEVLWRVNFEELIRRLRHQACIANAKSRLNDECGIILGAILELTRSSESKVNIGSTASVSINDIYDEVIKKKGGLGMNLERIRASLVELGCEMPMLVEEYSIDLKSIIDMAQNEEVESIVLKRYGREAYRMFRFLSKSGRLHETDKIADTTFVEKKDAIKILYKLWKDDYLQMEKVTVNGARQTHFLLWKVNRQSLCQHVLDEMYHAALNLRLRIAHELDQEKEILQMPKDKVGEVEELRKRYMRLKKVSIIYESSLMNLDDALMLFHDF
- the LOC113730061 gene encoding uncharacterized protein isoform X3 encodes the protein MVSQHGIKLAVYLVSSFYGDHNSKVCECLLRRGTLTLAQIIRFTELSREIVRHCLLALIHQNCVQAFSIQQEGAFGEAPKVVTHYMALFDNIIHHMRFPKFIAIVKDELGGECEKVFEALLQHGRLSFNQIVDREKQTVSKEENFDVDHVKESFNKLVNGRFVERCPAPEPFLAPPSDEETPAKKRGAKSTKVGDVSESIEQRALAAAAPMESLRFLAETLNWSDFSDKSSEEKFTSVKTGEKRKQDFLETDGGLLDQDEKKEVLWRVNFEELIRRLRHQACIANAKSRLNDECGIILGAILELTRSSESKVNIGSTASVSINDIYDEVIKKKGGLGMNLERIRASLVELGCEMPMLVEEYSIDLKSIIDMAQNEEVESIVLKRYGREAYRMFRFLSKSGRLHETDKSVNSLDLGAAFSRLLEHHGVRMRINMSEEGK